The Desulfococcus multivorans DNA window CAAAAACTACCTCAGTGAATCCAAGCAGCTCGCCGTGGCCGACTTCGAATCCGCCCTCTATGTTCATCAGGGTGACGCGGCGGTCCGTCACATTTTCAGGGTGGCCGCCAGCCTTGATTCGATGGTGATCGGAGAGCCGCAGATCCTGGGCCAGATCAAGGCGGCCTACCGCGACGCCGTCCAGAAAAAGACCTCCGGGGTCATCTTGAACCGTTTGCTGCACAAGACCTTCTTCGTCGCCAAACGGGTTCGAACCGAAACCGGCATCGGCGATCACGCGGTCTCCATCAGCTATGCGGCCATCGAGCTCGGTCGGAAGATCTTCGGCGATCTCGAAAACAGGAAGGTGTTGTTGGTGGGGGCCGGAGAGATGGCCGAACTGGCCGTGGAACATCTCATCCGGCACCGGGCCGGAAAAATTTTCGTCGCCAACCGGACCTTCGAAAGAGGCGTGGCCCTGGCCGAACGGTTTCACGGCAAGGCTATCCGGTTCGAGGAGATCACCGATGTCCTCCGCGACGTGGATATTATCATCAGCTCCACCGGATCCCCGGGTTTCATTCTGCGTCGGGATCAGATCAAACAGGTGCTTCGTCCGCGCCGGAATCGCCCGTTGTTTTTCATCGATATTGCCGTTCCGCGGGATATCGACCCGGAGATCAACCGCCTTTCCAATGTCTACGTTTACGACATCGACGATCTCAAGGACGTCATCGAAGAAAATGTCGAAGACCGAAACCGGGAGGCCCGACGCGCCGAGGGGATCATCGAGGAGACGGTCATCAAATTCAGGCAATGGTATGAAGTATTGGATATCGTGCCGACCATCGTAGGGCTTCGGGAGAAATTTTACGGCATTGCCGAGGCCGAGATCCGAAAGACGTTGAATCAGTCCCTCGCGCATCTTTCTGCGGAGGAGGGCCAGGCGATTCGTCGCATGACCAATGCGCTGGTCAACAAGATCCTTCATGATCCCACCCTTTTTTTGAAGCGCAACGGATGTCTGGGTGAAAACTCGATTTATCTGGACGCCACGCGCAAACTTTTCAGACTCGATGAGGAAGACCTATGAAAGCGATCGCCTTTTTGTTTCCCGGCCAGGGGTCTCAAAGCGTAGGCATGGGAAAGGACGTGTTCGAGGAATATGATGTTGTAAAGGAGCGGTTTAAGGCCGCCGAGACGATCACGGGGTTGCCGATATCCACCCTCTGCTTCGAGGGACCCATGGCCGCCCTGACGGAGACGGTCAATCTCCAGCCGGCGGTCACGACGGTGAACCTCGCGTTTCTCGAAATTCTCAGGCGGGAGGGGGTGAAGCCCCGCGTCTCTGCCGGGCACAGCCTCGGCGAGTTCAGCGCATTGTGTGCCGCGGGCGTTGTTTCCGAGGAAGACACCCTCCGAATGGTTTTCCGGCGAGGGGAACTGATGCACCGCGAGGCGACCTTGCACAAGGGGGCCATGTCCGCCGTTATCGGGCTGTCCATCGATGCGGTGCGGGACCTTGTGGCTCAGGTGACGGAAGGGGTCGTCACGGTCGCCAACCACAACGCGGAAAAACAGATCGTCATCACCGGTTCGCCCGATGCGGTCAAAAAGGCGGGTGAGATGGCCGCCGCCCAGGGTGGAAAAGCGATCCCGCTCAAGGTCAGCGGCGCATGGCACAGCCGCCTGATTCAAGGGGCGGAGGCCGAGTTTCGTGATTTTCTCGGCACCGTCGTTTTTCATCCGCCGGAAAGCCCGGTGATCCACAATGTCACGGCAGACCGAACCGCCGATCCCGACGAGATCCGGAATCTCATGGCGGCACAGCTGTGCAGTCCGGTCCGGTGGTACGAGTCCGTTCTCAGGCTGATGACGGAAAATGTGACGGTATTCGTGGAGGTCGGTCCGGGCAAGGTGCTGACCGGGCTGGTGAAAAAGATCCTGCCGAAGGCCTATCCGTGCGAGATCTATAATGTCAATGATATGAAAAGTCTCGAGGTTTTCCTGAAGGCCGCGGCCTGATGGGTCAGGAGTCCAGATCCGAAGAGGGGTCCCGGGACGAATCCAGGGGAAATTTAAAGAACCGGACCCCCTCCTCCTTCAGGGTCCGCTCCTCATCCGAGGTGCTGCTTCCCCTGATGTTTCTGGGCTTCACGGCACCATAATGGATTTTGAGGGCCTCTTTGGCGAAATCACACCCCACATCCTCGAAATTCCTGTCCACAAAGTCCATCAGCTGCCGGCCGAGTCTCTCCGTCTCCTCCCCGGAAGCCGCGGGTTTGTGTGTGGATCGGGAGGGTTTGACGGCAAAGGTGGAAGGGACCTTCGTGACGACTCTGTCCTTGCAGATGGGGCAGGAAACCAGTGCCTCTTCCATCTGTTTTTCATACGACAGGCTGTCCTTGAACCATCCTTCGAAAAGATGCCCCCGGGAACATTGCAAATCATATACGATCATCTGTGATTACCTCTTGTTACACGATTGTACCTGATAATGGTTCAATTACCATAACGGTTGATATTTTCAAAGAGTTTATTGACGGCGTCTTTTTTTTTGGCGTATGTATAAGCCCTTTAAAACGCCTTCTCCGGCAGACGCCGGATTTTAACCGATAGACGTACTGGAGTTGGTTTGCGGATGAAAAAAATTCTAACGATCGGAATATGCCTTCTGGTGTTTTCAGCGGCCGCGCAAGCTGAGAAAATGTATGTCAACGACACGATCCGGATCACGATTCGAACCGGTCCGGGGATCAACTATAAGGTCATCGGCGAAGCGGAATCCGGGCAGGAGATGGACGTTCGGGGAAGCCGGGACGGCTGGAGTCGGGTCAGGCTTTCGGACGGCCGGGAAGGTTGGGTGATCTCCCGGTTTCTCATTCGGAACTCATCCAGGAATAAACAGCTCACAGCCCTTCAGGAGGCCCACGACACGCTTGCGGCCGAGGTGGATGCCTTGAAGCAGGAGAATGAGCGATTGAAGGAAGAGAACCAGCGGCTCGATCTTTTATCGGGGGAGAGCCGCCGGACTTTGGAGGAAATAACCCATTCCTACGATGTTCTGAAAACGGAATCCAGGGATTTCCTGAAGGTCAAGGCGGCGTATGAAGCCGCCGCCGAGGGTTTGGAGGAGCAGAAGAGGATGACGGACCAGTTGAAGGCCAGGACGGAAGACCAGGAGTGGCAAAAAAATGCCGCTTTTTTTGTCGGCGGCGGCGTTCTGGTGCTGCTGGGATTTTTTGTCGGGGCGCTGAGCCGGGGCGACAGCCGGCGGCGATCATCCCTCTTATAGGGGCCCGCTCGAGCTTCAGGAGTCAATGGCGTCGGGGTGATTTCATAAGCCCTCAAGCCGTTGTATCAGGACTCCGGTCTTCAGCCGCGATCCTTCAGTCGACATCATGAAAGGCGGCGGTTGAAACAGGGAAACATTCCGTTTCGCGCGCGCCTGCCGGATGGACGCCGTGCGTTGACATCCGGGAATTTGGCATTAATTTAGATCAGTGTTCGGCAGGGGTTTTATTTTGCATTCAGACATCAATTACGAGGTCAGAAATCAGGATGTTCGATGACGACAAAACGGGATTACTATGAGATCCTGGGCGTAAGCCGGGATGCGCGTGACAGTGAGATCAAGAGCAAATATCGCAAACTCGCGATGAAGTTCCATCCGGACCGGAATCCGGACGATAAAGCCGCGGAAGAACAGTTCAAGGAGGCGGCGGAAGCCTACGAGGTGCTTCGGGATCCCCAGAAACGGAGCATATACGATCAATACGGTCATCAGGGCCTGGAAGGGCAGGGTTTTTCCGGGTTCGGCGGTTTTGATGATATCTTCTCCAGTTTTGGGGATATTTTCGAGGATTTTTTCGGGTTTGGATCGGGTCGGCGTTCGAGCGGCCGAGGCCGCCGGGGCAATGACCTTCGCTATGATATGAAGCTCTCCTTCATGGAGGCCGCTTTCGGCACGGAGACGCAGATCGATGTCGAAAAGCTGGCCAACTGCCCGAGTTGCGGGGGAAGCGGATGCGCATCGGGAACTCACCCCGAAGCCTGCCCCCACTGCGGCGGCTCCGGTCAGATCTCCCGCTCACAAGGTTTTTTTACGGTGCGGACGACGTGCCCTCATTGCCGGGGCAACGGCCGGATCATCACCCATCCCTGCGACAATTGCCAGGGCGGCGGCAAGGTTCGGGTCACCAAGAAGGTGTCCGTAAAGATACCCGCCGGGGTGGACAACGGTTCACGACTTCGGCTGAGCGGCGAGGGGGGGGCGGGGGAGAACGGCGGCCCGCCGGGTGACCTTTATGTCTTCATCCACGTCAGTCCCCACGAATTTTTCGAGCGGCACAACGCCGTCGACGTGGTCTGCCAGATCCCCATCTCCTTCATCCAGGCGGCTCTGGGCGACAAGGTCAGGGTGCCGACCCTCCAGGGAGAGAAGACATTGGTGATTCCCAAGGGAACCCAGCCGGGGGAGATATTCCGGTTTCACGGCGAGGGCATTCCTTCCCTGAAAAACGGCCGGCGAGGAGATCAGATCATCCAGGTGGATGTCAAGACGCCGACGAACCTGAGCCGGAAGCAGGAGGCCCTTTTGCGGGATTTTGCCAAACTCGAAGAGGGGAAATTTACCAACAAACTGAAAAATATCCTGAAGGGCAGCCAGGCTGGAGCGGCGAGATAACCGGGGGATATGGAGCAGCGCATGTTTGAGTTGAAGATTCTGACCCGTTTTGCCGCCGCCCACCAGCTCAGGATGGTGGGGCAGAAATGTGAAAATCTCCACGGACACAACTGGAAGGTCGAGGTCTGTGTCGGCGGCGAGCATCTGAACGAAGCGGGCGTTCTAATGGACTTCGGGGACGTCAAGCGCCATGTCGCCGACATCATCCGGGAAATCGATCATAAATTTCTCAATGAGCTGGAATTCTTTCAGCGCGTGGAACAACCCTCCTCCGAAAGAATCGCCGTCCACATCGCCCAGGAGCTGCAAAAGCGCCTCGATACGCCGGGCGTCAGGGTTACCCGGGTCAGCGCCTGGGAGTCCGATGACGCCTGCGCAACCTACATTCTTCCCTGAACGCCGTTCATCCGAACCCCCTGGTTCACCTGCAGGTTGAGCCGGGGGGCAGGTTTATTGGAGCCGCGTAATCAATCGCTTTGATTGGGGAAGCCAGTCCGGGCGAGCCGGAGGACGTATGTGGGGTCGGGCCTGGCAGGGCAGCGGTCAGGCGGTCCGCCATTGACGGACGAGTTCGTCCCGGGTGACGACGGCCGTAACCTCCGGAACGTGTTTCCGAATATTTTCCAGCCCGCCTTCCTGCCGGTCGACGAGAATGACGGCTTTCACGACGCATAGCCCTTCGCTTCGGGCCCGTTCGATGGCTTTGATGGTGGACCCCCCGGTGGTGGCGACGTCGTCAATGACGGCCACCCGCTCCCCTGGCGCCATATCTCCCTCGATCCATCGGATGATGCCGTGATCCTTTTGTTCCTTTCGAATGGAAAAAGCCTTGATGGGCTGTCCGTTCAGGCCGGATGCGAACGCCGTTGCAACGGCGATGGGGTCCGCCCCGAAGGTAAGCCCTCCGATGCCCGTCACGTTCGCGTCCTTGACGGCTTCGAAAACGAGGTGGCCGATCAGGAACATCCCACGAGGATCCATCGTTGTGGGCTTGCAGTTGACGTAGAAGCTGCTCATCCGCCCGGATACCAGTTTGAATATGGGTTCTTCACTGTATTTGAAGGATTTTCGACATAAGAGTTCAATCAGTTCGTGTTTCATCGGAAAGCATACCTTGATCGGCAAAAGGGATCGAATCCGACGGCAAGTCGGATCGATCGGTGAATAACATCTTGATTTTAGCGTCTTCATCAGATAAAAAAGCCTCCACTGTTGTGGAAGAAGCGTGATAATGGGATACAGTGGAGGCTTGGCGCGAGGAAAACTGGAAACAGCACTCCCCGGACATGTCAACCCCATACCAGTTAACATCGCAGGGGTCAATTCAAAAGCACCGGATCGGAGAGGATCCGCCTTGACGGCTTACGAATCGAAGAGTGCCATCATACAGATGTACCGCGTTACCAAGCGATACGGCGCCAAGAGTGCGCTTGTCGATATCTCCCTGGATATCGCCGACAATGAGTTCCTCTTTCTCAGCGGACCCAGCGGCGCCGGGAAAACCACCCTTCTGAAGCTGCTTTATCTTGGTGAAACGGCGTCGGAAGGTCAAATCATCGTGGACGGCCTGAACCTGTCTCGAATCTCCAGAAGGCGCGTGCCGTTCCTCCGCCGGAAATTCGGCATCATTTTCCAGGATTACAAGCTGATTCCCACCAAGAACGTCTACGACAACGTTGCTTTGGTCGTCGAAGCGGTCGGCGTGGAGCGCCGTTCCATCAAAAAGATGGTCAACAGCCTCCTCAGGACGGTGAAAATGGCGGACCGCAGCCGGGCTTTCCCCCCCAGCCTCTCCGGTGGAGAACAACAGCGGGTGGCCGTAGCCCGCGCCATTGCCGGAAATCCAAAAATCATCGTCGCCGACGAGCCGACCGGAAGTCTCGATGCCGACTCGGCACGGGTGATTCTGAATCTTCTCAAGCTCTATCATCGGCGGGGGGGGACGGTTATCATCGCGACCCACGACACGGAACTGATCCGAAACACGGGCGGCCGGGTGATTCTTCTCAACGACGGCTATCTCGAAGTGTCAACCGTCATTCCGAAGCAACAACTATGATCTATTTTGCGAAGAAAGTGATCAAGGATCTGAAGGGCAATCTCTTTCTCAATGCCGTTACCCTGACGAGCATTGCCTTGTCCGTTCTGATCTTCAGCGCCTTCAACCTCTTTTTTCTCAATGCCGGCGCTCTGGTGAACCGATGGGTCGAGGATACCCGGATTCTGGTCTACCTGAAGAAGGACTTGCCGGCGGAAGCCGTTGCGGGACTGGGAAAGACCCTATCCGCCGTTCCCGACGTGAGGGAGGTCACGTTCGTGTCCCGAAAGCAAGCCCTCGAGCGCTTTCGAGTCCAGTTGGGAGAGCAGGCATCCCTGCTGGACGGCATTACGGAGAACCCGCTGCCGGACAGCTATGAGGTCCTGGTGGGGGTACGTTCCTGGAACTGGGATCACATCGATCCTATTGCGGAGAAAATCCGCGTGTTGGACGGTGTGGCGGAGGTCGAATACGGCCGGGAATGGCTGGGACGGTTTGTCAGCATCCTCGATCTGTTCCGATTGACCCTTTACGGCATGGGCGGCCTGTTTTTTACGGCGGTGGTATTTTTCGTGGCCAATACCATCCGGCTTGTTCTCTATTCCCGGCGGGAAGAGATCGAGATCATGCGGTTGGTCGGTGCATCGGAGCGGTTCATCAAATATCCTTTCTATGTCCAGAGTCTGCTGCTGGGGGCCGTGGGCGGCCTTGTGGGTATCGGGGTGTTGTTCGAACTCTATCGGCTGTTGGTCGCCAATGTGGGAACGGTCGTGGTCTCGTCGTTATTCGAGATGCGCTTTCTGCCGGTCCAAACCCTTTTCATCATCCTTTTGGGAAGCGCACTTGTCGGGTGGTTGGGATGTTATATCTCCCTCAGAAAGTTCTTACGCTCCTGACCGCTGCGGGCATTCTGCCGATGGTCGCTCTTGCCGCCTGGGTTGTCCTCGCCGTAGGACATATGCCCGCGCACGGAGAGGAGGGGCCGCCGCGGAAACTGGAGCACCTCAAAGAGCGCCGCAGCGAAACGCAACAGCAGATGGAGGAGCGTCAAAGGGACATCCGAACCTTCAGCCGGGAGGAAAAGGACGTCATTGACAGCCTGAACGAAATCGATCTGTCCATTGACGCAGCACGCAAGCGTATTGCAGGAGCGCAAAAGGAGTTGCAGACGCTGGAGGATGAAATTTCAGGGGTTCTGGCAAAGTCCGAGAGCGTGAAAGCCGCGCTTCATGCCCGAAAAACCCATGCGGACGAAAGAATGGTCAGCCTCTATAAGCTCAACCGCCTCGGTCGGATGCAGGTTCTGGCCGGAGCCGATTCCCTTACGGATTTTTTGAGGCGAAGAAACGCCCTGGCCCACATCCTGGAAGAGGATCGGGCGACCCTGGCGGATTACAAGGAACGCCGGACGGCCCTCTCTGAGTTGAGCGAACGCCTGGACCGTCAAAGAGCCCGGCGGGCGACCGTGAAGGAAACGTACAGCCGGGAACTGGCGGATATGGAACACCGTCGAACTCAGAGGGCCGCTTTACTGCGGGAGATTCGCGACCGGAAAGCCCTGAGAGAGGCAAGCCTGGCAGCCCTGCGGCGACAGGCTGCGGCGCTGGATGAAAAGATTGCGTCCTTTCGGATCGAAAAGCCGAAAAAAGCGCCTTCGACCGGTAATGCGCCGACGGGTTTCGCACGGTTAAAGGGCTTGCTTAAACTGCCGGTTGAAGGTAGAATTATAAGTTCTTTCGGGCCGTACCGAAATAAAGAATACGGTGTTATGAATTTCCAGAGCGGCATCGATATCCAGGCCGACAGAGGTGCGCCCATCCGTTCGGTCCATGGCGGGCGTGTCATTTTTTCGAACTGGTTCAAAGGGTACGGCAACATGATCATCATCGACCACGAGGACCATTACTACACACTTTATGCGCACGCCGAAGAGCTGTTCAAACGTAAGGGGGATCCCGTCCATGCGGACGAGGTGATCGGAACGGTCGGCGACAGCGGCGCCGTCGGCGATCCTGTCCTCCATTTTGAGGTGCGCCATCATGGAAAACCGGTCGACCCTATGACGTGGTTGAACAAAGGATAACACAAAGGAGTCAATCAATGCCTCGATACACCAAACGGTTTGCCAAACCCTGTCTCATCCTCTTCGTCATGATTTTTTCGTGGCTTGGATCGGTGGGATTCCCGGAACTGTCGGCCGGCGATGAGGAGACCTACAAGGGACTCAAAATATTTTCGGACGTTATCGATCTTATCGAAAAGAACTATGTCGATCCCGTCGACAGCAAGGACTTGATCCAGAAGGCTATTCAAGGCATGGTCGGGAGCCTGGATCCGCATTCCCAACTCCTTCCTCCTGAGGCCTTCGAGGAACTTCAGATCGATACCCGGGGGGAATTCGGCGGTATCGGTATCGTGATCACCATGCAGAAGGGGCTTCTGACCGTGATCTCCCCCATCGAGGGAACCCCTGCGTATAAGGCCGGAATCCGGGCAGGAGACGTCATTATCAAAGTCGACGGCGAGTCGACAAAGGATATGATGCTCTGGGAGGCGGTCAAAAAGATGCGGGGCCCCAAGGGTGAATCGGTGGCCATCACCATCTTTCGGGAAGGGGAGGCGAACCCCATGGATTTTACGCTGGTCCGGGATATCATTCCCATCGAAAGCGTTCGCCACCTGGCCCTTCAGCCGGGATTCGGTTATATCCGCATCACCAATTTTCAGGAAAATACCACAGGCGATCTGACCGCCGCTCTTACGGATCTGGAAGGGGGGAAAACCCCTATGAAAGGGTTGGTGTTGGATTTGAGAGACAATCCCGGCGGGCTTCTCAACGAGGCCGTGGACGTATCGGATGTTTTCCTCGAAAAAGGTAATATCGTCTCCATCAAGGGGCGTCTCGAGAAGCACACCAAGAACTTCGACGCCAAACCCAATCGAAACCGGCATGACTATCCCATCGTCGTCCTGATCAACGGCGGCAGCGCCAGCGCCTCCGAGATCGTGGCGGGCGCGCTGCAGGACCACCATCGAGCGGTGATTCTCGGGACCACCTCCTTTGGCAAGGGGTCCGTCCAGACGGTCGAATCCCTTCGGGACGGATACGGGCTCAAATTCACCATTGCCAGATACTACACCCCCAGCGGGCGATCCATTCAAGCCCAGGGCATTGTGCCCGACATCGAGGTCAGGGAACGCCTGATCGCGGAAGACACCCTGGCGGAGAGCGAGCGGATGCTGAAGGAGAGAGACCTCAAAAATCATCTGGACGCCGAACCGTTCCCGGACATGTCGGTACCCGTCTCTCCTGAAAAGGACGCGAAAGAGAAAGAGTCCGGGAAAGAACAGAGTACAGAGAGCCGATACGGCCCTTTGGACCTCAAAGGCCTTCAAACCGACAACCAGGTGATGCGGGCTCTCGAAATCCTGAAGGGCTACCAGATTCTGGCGGAAACCCGCGGATAGGATCCGGGAATCCGGGCGGTGTTTCCGCGCCCGGATCATCGCGTCGGGCCGGCAGGATCCCAAGAGGGGATCCTGCCGGCCCGTTTTTTTCTTTACTACACTGTCAATCATGATTATGTTAAACAGTTATCTATAAAAAAGCATGGCAGCAACAGAGACCCAACCATATTCCGCGGAGCGAACTATGAAAGATGAAACTATTGAGTATTTCAGGGAATTTCTAACCAGTCGGCTCCAGGAACTTCTGAATCGTGCAGACCATACCGTGACCGGGATGACGCATCAGAAAGAGAATTTTCCGGACCCGACGGATCGAGCGTCCCTCGAATCCGATCGCAATTTCATGCTTCGCATTCGTGACAGGGAAAACAAGCTTATCAAAAAGATCAAGAAGGCCCTGGATCGGATAGAGGACGGCACTTTCGGTATCTGTGAAAGCTGCGGGGAGGATATCTCCATCGAGCGTCTCAAGGCCCGGCCGGTGACCACCCTGTGTATCGAGTGCAAGACCCGCCAGGAGGCGATGGAGAAAGCACTTGGACTGTAAGGGTGACGTCATG harbors:
- the hemA gene encoding glutamyl-tRNA reductase; translation: MDDKQTADLKAMQSRHSDAASALCCLECDKENPRLDIVLLGLNHKTAEVALRECLGFSDVEADTALRHFQALPVIREVFLLSTCNRVEILMATPDAPAAVAAAKNYLSESKQLAVADFESALYVHQGDAAVRHIFRVAASLDSMVIGEPQILGQIKAAYRDAVQKKTSGVILNRLLHKTFFVAKRVRTETGIGDHAVSISYAAIELGRKIFGDLENRKVLLVGAGEMAELAVEHLIRHRAGKIFVANRTFERGVALAERFHGKAIRFEEITDVLRDVDIIISSTGSPGFILRRDQIKQVLRPRRNRPLFFIDIAVPRDIDPEINRLSNVYVYDIDDLKDVIEENVEDRNREARRAEGIIEETVIKFRQWYEVLDIVPTIVGLREKFYGIAEAEIRKTLNQSLAHLSAEEGQAIRRMTNALVNKILHDPTLFLKRNGCLGENSIYLDATRKLFRLDEEDL
- the fabD gene encoding ACP S-malonyltransferase → MKAIAFLFPGQGSQSVGMGKDVFEEYDVVKERFKAAETITGLPISTLCFEGPMAALTETVNLQPAVTTVNLAFLEILRREGVKPRVSAGHSLGEFSALCAAGVVSEEDTLRMVFRRGELMHREATLHKGAMSAVIGLSIDAVRDLVAQVTEGVVTVANHNAEKQIVITGSPDAVKKAGEMAAAQGGKAIPLKVSGAWHSRLIQGAEAEFRDFLGTVVFHPPESPVIHNVTADRTADPDEIRNLMAAQLCSPVRWYESVLRLMTENVTVFVEVGPGKVLTGLVKKILPKAYPCEIYNVNDMKSLEVFLKAAA
- a CDS encoding DUF1178 family protein, which codes for MIVYDLQCSRGHLFEGWFKDSLSYEKQMEEALVSCPICKDRVVTKVPSTFAVKPSRSTHKPAASGEETERLGRQLMDFVDRNFEDVGCDFAKEALKIHYGAVKPRNIRGSSTSDEERTLKEEGVRFFKFPLDSSRDPSSDLDS
- a CDS encoding TIGR04211 family SH3 domain-containing protein, translated to MKKILTIGICLLVFSAAAQAEKMYVNDTIRITIRTGPGINYKVIGEAESGQEMDVRGSRDGWSRVRLSDGREGWVISRFLIRNSSRNKQLTALQEAHDTLAAEVDALKQENERLKEENQRLDLLSGESRRTLEEITHSYDVLKTESRDFLKVKAAYEAAAEGLEEQKRMTDQLKARTEDQEWQKNAAFFVGGGVLVLLGFFVGALSRGDSRRRSSLL
- the dnaJ gene encoding molecular chaperone DnaJ — translated: MTTKRDYYEILGVSRDARDSEIKSKYRKLAMKFHPDRNPDDKAAEEQFKEAAEAYEVLRDPQKRSIYDQYGHQGLEGQGFSGFGGFDDIFSSFGDIFEDFFGFGSGRRSSGRGRRGNDLRYDMKLSFMEAAFGTETQIDVEKLANCPSCGGSGCASGTHPEACPHCGGSGQISRSQGFFTVRTTCPHCRGNGRIITHPCDNCQGGGKVRVTKKVSVKIPAGVDNGSRLRLSGEGGAGENGGPPGDLYVFIHVSPHEFFERHNAVDVVCQIPISFIQAALGDKVRVPTLQGEKTLVIPKGTQPGEIFRFHGEGIPSLKNGRRGDQIIQVDVKTPTNLSRKQEALLRDFAKLEEGKFTNKLKNILKGSQAGAAR
- the queD gene encoding 6-carboxytetrahydropterin synthase QueD, producing MFELKILTRFAAAHQLRMVGQKCENLHGHNWKVEVCVGGEHLNEAGVLMDFGDVKRHVADIIREIDHKFLNELEFFQRVEQPSSERIAVHIAQELQKRLDTPGVRVTRVSAWESDDACATYILP
- the pyrE gene encoding orotate phosphoribosyltransferase — its product is MKHELIELLCRKSFKYSEEPIFKLVSGRMSSFYVNCKPTTMDPRGMFLIGHLVFEAVKDANVTGIGGLTFGADPIAVATAFASGLNGQPIKAFSIRKEQKDHGIIRWIEGDMAPGERVAVIDDVATTGGSTIKAIERARSEGLCVVKAVILVDRQEGGLENIRKHVPEVTAVVTRDELVRQWRTA
- a CDS encoding cell division ATP-binding protein FtsE; the encoded protein is MGYSGGLARGKLETALPGHVNPIPVNIAGVNSKAPDRRGSALTAYESKSAIIQMYRVTKRYGAKSALVDISLDIADNEFLFLSGPSGAGKTTLLKLLYLGETASEGQIIVDGLNLSRISRRRVPFLRRKFGIIFQDYKLIPTKNVYDNVALVVEAVGVERRSIKKMVNSLLRTVKMADRSRAFPPSLSGGEQQRVAVARAIAGNPKIIVADEPTGSLDADSARVILNLLKLYHRRGGTVIIATHDTELIRNTGGRVILLNDGYLEVSTVIPKQQL
- the ftsX gene encoding permease-like cell division protein FtsX — protein: MIYFAKKVIKDLKGNLFLNAVTLTSIALSVLIFSAFNLFFLNAGALVNRWVEDTRILVYLKKDLPAEAVAGLGKTLSAVPDVREVTFVSRKQALERFRVQLGEQASLLDGITENPLPDSYEVLVGVRSWNWDHIDPIAEKIRVLDGVAEVEYGREWLGRFVSILDLFRLTLYGMGGLFFTAVVFFVANTIRLVLYSRREEIEIMRLVGASERFIKYPFYVQSLLLGAVGGLVGIGVLFELYRLLVANVGTVVVSSLFEMRFLPVQTLFIILLGSALVGWLGCYISLRKFLRS
- a CDS encoding murein hydrolase activator EnvC family protein, yielding MLYLPQKVLTLLTAAGILPMVALAAWVVLAVGHMPAHGEEGPPRKLEHLKERRSETQQQMEERQRDIRTFSREEKDVIDSLNEIDLSIDAARKRIAGAQKELQTLEDEISGVLAKSESVKAALHARKTHADERMVSLYKLNRLGRMQVLAGADSLTDFLRRRNALAHILEEDRATLADYKERRTALSELSERLDRQRARRATVKETYSRELADMEHRRTQRAALLREIRDRKALREASLAALRRQAAALDEKIASFRIEKPKKAPSTGNAPTGFARLKGLLKLPVEGRIISSFGPYRNKEYGVMNFQSGIDIQADRGAPIRSVHGGRVIFSNWFKGYGNMIIIDHEDHYYTLYAHAEELFKRKGDPVHADEVIGTVGDSGAVGDPVLHFEVRHHGKPVDPMTWLNKG
- a CDS encoding S41 family peptidase, which encodes MPRYTKRFAKPCLILFVMIFSWLGSVGFPELSAGDEETYKGLKIFSDVIDLIEKNYVDPVDSKDLIQKAIQGMVGSLDPHSQLLPPEAFEELQIDTRGEFGGIGIVITMQKGLLTVISPIEGTPAYKAGIRAGDVIIKVDGESTKDMMLWEAVKKMRGPKGESVAITIFREGEANPMDFTLVRDIIPIESVRHLALQPGFGYIRITNFQENTTGDLTAALTDLEGGKTPMKGLVLDLRDNPGGLLNEAVDVSDVFLEKGNIVSIKGRLEKHTKNFDAKPNRNRHDYPIVVLINGGSASASEIVAGALQDHHRAVILGTTSFGKGSVQTVESLRDGYGLKFTIARYYTPSGRSIQAQGIVPDIEVRERLIAEDTLAESERMLKERDLKNHLDAEPFPDMSVPVSPEKDAKEKESGKEQSTESRYGPLDLKGLQTDNQVMRALEILKGYQILAETRG
- the dksA gene encoding RNA polymerase-binding protein DksA, producing MKDETIEYFREFLTSRLQELLNRADHTVTGMTHQKENFPDPTDRASLESDRNFMLRIRDRENKLIKKIKKALDRIEDGTFGICESCGEDISIERLKARPVTTLCIECKTRQEAMEKALGL